TCCGGGTGACCGTTGGCGCCCTGATGTAGGCCCCGCACCGCAACTGGAAGTTGTCAGGCAAGACGCATGATCCGGCGAAATGGCCTCAGCCGAAGAAGGCGCGAATTAGGTGTGCGTCTGGCGGTGCTGCTGGGATTGGCCGCGCTGCTTTTGGCCGCGCAACCTCTGGCCGCCCAGGACTGCTCCTTTCAATTGGGATTCAAGGCCCTGCGCGACCTGATTCCGGACGTGGTCGGCGAGTGCCTCGAGAACGAGCACCACGATCCGGAAACGGGACTGACCCAACAGGCAACCAGCAACGGCCTGCTCACCTGGCGCAAAGCCGACAACTGGACCGGATTCTTCGATCATCGACACACTTGGGTCCGCGGCCCCGCCGGGGTCCGGCCATGGCCAAATGACGAGTACTTCCCTTGGGAAGCGTGGGACCCACCAGACCGATCGTTGCGTCGAATCACCCTCGACCAACTGCTGAACGCCGAATACCGGCTGCCGTTGCTGGGCGGAGAGGACACCCCGATCCGGCTGGCAGACGGCGAGGCCTCGATCGCGTCCGAACGGGAGCCGAGCGTCCGGGAATATGCGGGTGTCATCGCGGACACCGTTGCTTTCAGCGATCTGAACGGCGACGGTTACACCGATGCCGCGATCGTCGCCTTCACCTCCGGGGGCGGAAGCGGGACGTTCATCCATCTGGTCGCGTTCCTCGACCGCGGCGGAGAACCGGTGCAGGCGGCGCGCGCCTTTCTGGGCGACCGCGTGCGGGTTGAACGCCTTGCCGCCGCACGCGGCGGAATCGTCGCCGATACCGTTTCGCATGGCCCGGGCGACGGGCTCTGTTGCCCGAGTTTGTCGGTTGCCCGCAGGTATTTGCTCCGCGGAGACCGGCTGATTTCGCGGCAGGCTTTGGTGATCGGCGCGCCGCTCCCGGGAGAGTCGGTAGCAAGCGGAATCCAGGTCCGCGGCACTGCGAGCACGACTCCTGGCTCTGGTTCACTCACCTATCTCGTTTACGATGCCCGCGGAGGAGTGATCGGCACCGGAACAATCCCGGTCGCAGAAGGGTCGGAGTCGGACTACCCGACGACGTTCGCCGCGCCGATCGAATTCTTCGCCGCCAGAGATGAGCCGGGACGAATCGAAATCATAGACCCTGCCGTGGCGAGGGGAATGGAACCGGCCCGCACGAGCGTCGGGGTGATCCTGCAGGCCGCCCCGCTTACCGACGGAAGGGAACGCCGCGAACCCGTCTCCGAACTGGTCCTGGAGCTCCCGGCAAGCGGCTCGACTGTTTTCGGCTCCCTGGAATTGCGAGGCCGGATCAGCTCGCTGCCGTTTGAGAAGAATCTCTCGTACCGGCTTTACGACCGGGCCGGAGCAAACGTCGGCGAAGGCTACATAACTGTGCAGGGCGAATTCGGCGGGCCGGGCACATTCGCAAAGTCAGTCGAATTGCCGGAAATCATTGCACCAAGATTCATTCGCGTCGAGATCAGGGAGGAAAGCCCCGTAGATGGCGCGCTTATCGTCAGTGCTTCCGCCGAGTTTTACTTTGCCGGCAGCGCTTGACCGGTGCGGCGAGCCCTGACCTTGCCAGAGTCAGCACCGTTAGCAGCAACAGTCATTGCGCCACCCCCGATCGGAAAACGAACTTAGGTCGGTCACGGTGGCCGGCCGGACCCGGTAAATTGACGTGGCGTTGACCGGAGGCCAACCGGGCAGGCCCTTTCTCACCGCCGAATGGCGTGATCTGGCCATCGTCAATTTCGAAGTCGACCCCGAAATGCTGGAGCGATTCGTCCCGAATGGGACCGAGCTCAGCCTGTGGCGGGGCCGGTGCTTCGTCAGCCTCGTAGCCTTCCGGTTCCTGAACACTCGCCTCCTGGGCGTCCCGGTGCCGTTTCATCGGGATTTCGAAGAAATGAATCTTCGCTTTTACGTAAGCCGCACGGTCGGCGGCGAATTGCGAAGAGGGGTCGTGTTCGTTAAGGAAATAGTCCCCAAGCGGGCTGTGACTCTGGTCGCGCGAGCGGTCTACAACGAGAACTATCACACCTTGCCGATGCGTCACGAGGTCGGTTCAGGATTTGCCCGCTATGAATGGCGTATGGGCGGGCAATGGGGCAACCTGTCCGTTCAGGCGACCGGACCGGCGGAGATTCCTGATATCGATTCCAATACTTCGTTCGTTGCCGAACACCATTGGGGGTACGTGATCCAACGCGACGGCGCAACGGTGGAGTACCGCGTCGATCGGCCCCGGTGGCGGGTCGCCCCGGCATCAATCGTTTCGTGGAAGCTCGACGCTCGGTCCATGTATGGAGATGTCTTTGCCGGGTACCTTGAAAGCGTTCCGGCGTCGGTCTTCCTGGCGGAAGGGTCGGCCGTATCGGTCGGTCGCTCCAGGCGCTTGGTCTCCTAAAAAATCGCGTTCGATTCCGGCGGCGGTAACGGTCGGATCGGTCCTGAAGAACCCGGCGGTCGAGGCCGGCTAATGCTCGACAGACTGGACTATTCGGTGCGATTCCCAATGACGTGGAGGTAAACCTCCTCCAGGCTGGGTCGCGATGTATTGATCGCGGAAACCCCGGCGCTCACCAGGACTTCAAGTACCTGGCGCGAGGCCGATTCGCTTTCCAGTTCAACGCGGTGGCGGCCGTCCGGCATAAGCTTCGCGGACGCGACTCCCGGCACCGAAGCCAGTATTTGCAGCAGATCGTCCGTGCCCCCTTGGAAGTCGATCCGCTCGAATTGCGCGACCATCCGGCCCAGCGAATTCGGGGTTTCGACGGCCAGGATTTTTCCGCGATCTATCAAGGTCACGCGGTCGCAAACGGCCTCGGCCTCAGCCATATCGTGAGTGGTCAGCAGTATTGTCTTGCCCTGCGCCCGCAGGTCCGTCACCAGGCGCCGGAATTCAAGAGCGGCGACCGGGTCCATGCCGGAAGTAGGTTCATCGAGAAACAGGACCTGGGGATCCCCAACGAGTCCGCGCGCGAGGTGCAGCCGTTGCTTCATTCCCCGCGAATACCCTTCAACCAGGTGGTCGGCGCGATCGGCAAGGCCGACCATTCGCAGGAGCTCCGTCACCCGGCGTTTGGCCGTTCGCGCCGGCACCTTGTACAGTGCCGACCAGTACTCGAGGTTTTCGCGGCCGGTCAGCCGCCAGTAAACTCCGCGGTCCCCGCCCAGGACGACGCCGATCATTTGGCGGACCCGGTTCGTGTCGCGGACCACGTCGAAGCCGAGCACCGATGCGGTGCCGCTGGTGGGCAGCAACACGGTGGAAAGCACCTTTACCAGGGTCGTCTTGCCGGCGCCATTGGGGCCCAGCAAACCGTGGATCTCGCCTTCCTCGACATTCATCGATACATGGTCCAGGGCAAGCACGTCGGGGTTCGCGCCCCTGATCTTGTAAACCCTCGTCAGGTCTTTGGTCGCTACCGAAATCAAGCCTTGACCCTAACCGCGCCGCGATTCACACGAATTCAATTGAACCGTCGGCCCTTCCGGCATTCGCCATTCGATCCATCGCAATGAGGGCGAGGGTGATCCAGCCCAGCGCGACCGCCAACTCCAGGGATGCCGATATAAGCACCTGGGTGGCGGGCGCTTCATCGAACAGCAGTCGAATCGCTTGCAAACCGTGGGTAATCGGAAGAACCTGCACCACGATTTGCACCCCTTCCGGCCAGAAAGAAACCGGGACGCTGACGCCGCAAAAAGCGCGGGCGCCGATCGTTATGACCGAATGTATGAAGTTGCGTGCCCCGGGGATTCGGATGACCAGCGCCCCTAGGAACAACGAAAAACAATAGGTGCTGAGCGATGTCAACACGACGAGCGGCACCACGGCGATTGCGGCCGGCCATGGCAATGCCAGATCGAATACGATCGCCATAAACGACAACGTCAACAAGGTGGTTGCCACTCCCGCCGGCAACCAAATGGACGTGCGGCCCATCACCGCCGGCGCCAGGCTCGATGGCGCGATCACCAGCAGCGGATAGGTGCCCATCCATCGATCCCAGGCAGTGGATTGGATCGTCCAGGCGACGTTTGCGGCGCCGACCGCGACCGCATAGCCGATCAGAAGGAACCGTTCCTGGTCCGGCGATTCGAACAACCTGGCCAAGAGCGAGAAAAAGACTGCCTGGGCGATCATTTGGACCATCCAGCCGCCGAACCACGACTTCCAGCCCCAAAAACTCGTGAAGTCACGTACCCCCACGAAAAAGCCGAATCTGAATGTGCGCAGGGCGGTCAAAACACCCCCAGCCGGCCTTCGCGCCGAAGGTATCCGATCATCCGCCTGAGCAGAACTGCACCCAGGAGCGTCGAGCCGATCCCAAGTCCGGCGAGTGCCGCCAGCGCCAGGTTGGCACCCTGCGGGATCTCGGGCTGCATCGATGCCCTGAGCAGGTCCGCGGACCAGTAGAGGAATACGGCCCGGCTGATCGGCTCCAGCCAGTCGGGAAACGCCGTGACGGGTACCAAGACCCCGGAAAAAAGAAGCAGCGGGAACGTGATTGAGTTTTGAAAGGTCCTGACCTCCTCCGCGAAACAAAACACCGCCGCGGCGATCAGCGCGGTACCCGCGGACGCGATCGTGGTCAACAGGATCGCCGCAGCGAACGTGCCCGGATGATGGATCGCAATATCAATTCCAAACCCGAACCGAACGATCAGCCAGCTCTCAACGATCCCGACCATCGATATCGCGGTAATGACCAGGATTCTTGAAAAGATGACTGCCGGAAACGGCACTGGACAAATGACCGAAACCTCTAGGGTTTGATCCCTCCGCTCGCGCATGACCAGCTCGCCGGCGACGAAAGCCGCCGTCCCGACAACTCCCATCAGCATCGGAGCCACCAGCGCATAGGACGCAAGATCCTCGCGCCCGACGTGGACGAATATCGCCATGAATATCAGCGCGTAAACAGGGTGGGAAATCGCCATGAAGAGGTCCCCTATGTCGCGACGGCTCATTCGGAACTGCGCGCGCAACGAGGCGACGAACATCCACCCGAGAGCGGGTAATGGGGAGACCTTTTGGATTTGCTCGCTCAGTCGGGCTGGGTGCGGGTTACCAAAATAGGGACAGATTATCGGCGACTGGTCGTTGAATTCTTTCCGCCGTCGATGCTGTGCGGACTTCCGCCGCTACTCCCAACCGCCCGGATCGAACGCAGCCGCGATGCGCCCGGACACACGGGCCCGGATTGAATTCGCGGAAACATCGACCTCCGGCTGTAGTCCAGGCCCGTCCGCCAATTCCGATGCAATCCCTCCGGGCGGCGCC
The Chloroflexota bacterium genome window above contains:
- a CDS encoding DUF2071 domain-containing protein, translating into MDVALTGGQPGRPFLTAEWRDLAIVNFEVDPEMLERFVPNGTELSLWRGRCFVSLVAFRFLNTRLLGVPVPFHRDFEEMNLRFYVSRTVGGELRRGVVFVKEIVPKRAVTLVARAVYNENYHTLPMRHEVGSGFARYEWRMGGQWGNLSVQATGPAEIPDIDSNTSFVAEHHWGYVIQRDGATVEYRVDRPRWRVAPASIVSWKLDARSMYGDVFAGYLESVPASVFLAEGSAVSVGRSRRLVS
- a CDS encoding ABC transporter permease, translating into MGVRDFTSFWGWKSWFGGWMVQMIAQAVFFSLLARLFESPDQERFLLIGYAVAVGAANVAWTIQSTAWDRWMGTYPLLVIAPSSLAPAVMGRTSIWLPAGVATTLLTLSFMAIVFDLALPWPAAIAVVPLVVLTSLSTYCFSLFLGALVIRIPGARNFIHSVITIGARAFCGVSVPVSFWPEGVQIVVQVLPITHGLQAIRLLFDEAPATQVLISASLELAVALGWITLALIAMDRMANAGRADGSIEFV
- a CDS encoding ABC transporter permease; the encoded protein is MFVASLRAQFRMSRRDIGDLFMAISHPVYALIFMAIFVHVGREDLASYALVAPMLMGVVGTAAFVAGELVMRERRDQTLEVSVICPVPFPAVIFSRILVITAISMVGIVESWLIVRFGFGIDIAIHHPGTFAAAILLTTIASAGTALIAAAVFCFAEEVRTFQNSITFPLLLFSGVLVPVTAFPDWLEPISRAVFLYWSADLLRASMQPEIPQGANLALAALAGLGIGSTLLGAVLLRRMIGYLRREGRLGVF
- a CDS encoding ABC transporter ATP-binding protein, with protein sequence MNVEEGEIHGLLGPNGAGKTTLVKVLSTVLLPTSGTASVLGFDVVRDTNRVRQMIGVVLGGDRGVYWRLTGRENLEYWSALYKVPARTAKRRVTELLRMVGLADRADHLVEGYSRGMKQRLHLARGLVGDPQVLFLDEPTSGMDPVAALEFRRLVTDLRAQGKTILLTTHDMAEAEAVCDRVTLIDRGKILAVETPNSLGRMVAQFERIDFQGGTDDLLQILASVPGVASAKLMPDGRHRVELESESASRQVLEVLVSAGVSAINTSRPSLEEVYLHVIGNRTE